The Longimicrobium sp. genome has a segment encoding these proteins:
- a CDS encoding S1/P1 nuclease, whose amino-acid sequence MKARILALALAISALFSTPAHAWDELGHRVVAQIAWENMTPAARARAIQILRAAPPRSGIAALRPTMGTEAERDREWFTWAAVWPDLIRDRDHPGFVYAHSDWHYVNLFWEVGPNGQPRDRPDIPRAGLLIDQVQRISGTLGSAAVPDSSKAVDLAWALHLIGDGHQPMHNNARITAQDPEGDRGANSFRLAGPYPYSNLHAYWDGLVGIALPWRPTDRTEAEYVSSVTERITGRHPIGPLRSRLLPGQYEAWSREGFQIAKTAYPSWLQRNQRPPARYRPFAWQKAEPRIAIAGYRLANYLNGTLGS is encoded by the coding sequence ATGAAAGCACGAATCCTGGCCCTTGCACTGGCGATCAGCGCCCTGTTCTCGACGCCCGCGCACGCGTGGGACGAGCTGGGGCACCGCGTGGTGGCGCAGATCGCGTGGGAGAACATGACGCCCGCCGCGCGCGCCCGGGCCATCCAGATCCTGCGCGCCGCCCCGCCGCGGTCTGGAATCGCCGCGCTGCGGCCGACGATGGGCACCGAGGCCGAGCGCGACCGAGAGTGGTTCACCTGGGCCGCCGTGTGGCCCGACCTGATCCGCGACCGCGACCATCCGGGCTTCGTCTACGCGCATTCCGACTGGCACTACGTCAACCTCTTCTGGGAAGTGGGCCCCAACGGCCAGCCGCGCGACCGGCCCGACATCCCCCGGGCGGGGCTACTGATCGACCAGGTGCAGCGGATTTCGGGAACGCTGGGGAGCGCGGCCGTGCCGGACTCGTCCAAGGCGGTGGACCTGGCCTGGGCGCTTCACCTGATCGGCGACGGACACCAGCCGATGCACAACAACGCGCGCATCACCGCCCAGGACCCGGAGGGCGACCGCGGCGCCAACTCGTTCCGGCTGGCGGGGCCGTATCCGTACAGCAACCTCCACGCGTACTGGGACGGATTGGTGGGCATCGCCCTGCCGTGGCGGCCCACCGACCGCACCGAGGCGGAATACGTGTCGAGCGTCACCGAGCGGATCACCGGCCGGCACCCGATCGGGCCCCTGCGGAGCCGCCTGCTCCCGGGCCAGTACGAGGCGTGGTCGCGCGAGGGGTTCCAGATCGCCAAAACCGCCTATCCGTCGTGGCTGCAGCGCAACCAGCGTCCGCCGGCGCGCTACCGCCCGTTCGCCTGGCAGAAGGCAGAGCCTCGCATC